One window of the Kwoniella dejecticola CBS 10117 chromosome 3, complete sequence genome contains the following:
- a CDS encoding OPT family small oligopeptide transporter: MSAPESEPTRPGTSSGRPATSGGRPSTAGGRRTGTGRKRRQPTARLDTAASGISADELPEQQFYREGDEDEDDFEEEDEEEEDEEVFAFHRPTTAAVPALGTISDYSTSAPPSSHLPTTAGTTTNISSSSGPDGTHLNTPGLSNTPRSLFVDGKVPTPTGVMDVGGHLPELTYDKSNPPPFSGFHNPNNSSFAFTMSSASDNNGPIIARKSKRPPSGASLMDRLNRKRGSSARTGTATTNFTTTTDMSRISEDSGLSEPGLSYRPTTSNNRRMKSSAPLISETDTDIVSESGRGYSRGSYGMTEMTGDMTIPDGKTTWGDGLGGLHKEASENGDESLGVLDPGMVEEDSPYPEVRASVSNIDDPEMPALTFRAWVLGILFVVIGSGINTFFHFRTPAPYISPLIVQVVAYPVGKFAAYLLPITTWKVPRFLGGSEFTFNPGPFNIKEHTIIVMMANVAIGPAYALYATVSSELYYKHKFGYGFDIMLILATQLTGFTMAGICRRFVVWPASMIWPGNLVVTTNLNTLHAEEDGFQGGMSRLRFLLICMGGAFAYYFFPGFIFTALSYFSYACWIAPKNKVVNELFGISTGLGMGVLTFDWTQITWIGSPLTAPWWAEVNVGVGFVLFFWILVPILYYNNVWEFAYLPVNVIQAADRFGSSYDIFNILTPDIRLNTTAYAMYSPVYLSATFSMTFMLAFALATALLVHTALYHGPRIYRAVINVKTEADDIHMKLMKHYPEVPDWWFLALFAVVFTLAVTAIEVYHTELPVWGYLVAVALPFVYIIPSAFIYAMTSQQPAINLLAELIPGYMFQGQPIPGMLCKVFTVQTVVAGLSFIQDQKLGHYMKVPPRATFVAQLSATAIACFIQSATKELMFAKIPDMCAAGQKSLLTCASTKVFFTSSIIWGLIGPERLFSKGSLYHPQTYALIVGAVLPIPFWLWVRKYPKSIFRNLNLPVVFSGALFIPPASGVNYASWLLTGFIFQFWLRRKQFAWWSKYNYVLSAALDVGTALSAIAIFLFLGLPGASINWWGNTVYQKTADWNGDGASYLTAPPEGFGADTWKL, encoded by the exons ATGTCCGCCCCAGAATCAGAACCCACGCGTCCTGGAACGAGTTCGGGTCGACCTGCGACATCGGGCGGAAGACCTTCGACTGCAGGCGGACGTCGAACGGGTACTGGCAGGAAACGAAGACAGCCAACAGCAAGATTAGATACTGCTGCTTCTGGCATTAGTGCAGATGAATTACCGGAACAGCAATTCTACAgggaaggagacgaagatgaggatgactttgaagaagaggatgaagaagaagaagacgaagaagttTTTGCTTTCCACCGACCTACCACAGCCGCTGTACCTGCATTAGGGACTATATCAGATTACTCAACATCGGCACCTCCTTCAAGTCATCTGCCCACTACCGCCGGTACTACAACCAACATCTCGAGTAGCTCAGGTCCCGATGGTACTCATCTCAACACGCCTGGACTCAGTAACACCCCGAGGTCACTATTCGTCGATGGTAAAGTACCTACTCCAACTGGTGTCATGGATGTTGGAGGCCACTTACCGGAATTGACATATGATAAATCCAACCCGCCTCCGTTCAGCGGGTTTCATAATCCCAACAACTCGTCGTTTGCGTTCACCATGTCATCCGCAAGCGACAACAACGGGCCTATCATAGCCAGGAAGTCTAAACGACCGCCCTCCGGAGCATCTTTGATGGATCGTTTGAACCGTAAAAGAGGTTCGAGTGCTAGAACAGGAACAGCAACGACGAATTTCACCACTACTACCGATATGTCAAGAATCTCAGAAGACTCAGGATTATCAGAACCTGGATTATCATATCGACCCACGACATCAAACAACAGACGTATGAAGTCCTCCGCCCCACTGATCTCAGAGACCGATACGGACATCGTATCggaaagtggaagaggatacAGTCGAGGGAGTTACGGTATGACTGAAATGACAGGTGATATGACTATACCTGATGGCAAGACTACTTGGGGAGATGGATTAGGTGGTCTTCACAAAGAAGCGAGCGAAAATGGAGATGAGAGTCTGGGTGTACTCGATCCAGGTATGGTGGAGGAAGACAGTCCTTATCCGGAAGTAAGAGCTTCGGTTTCGAACATTGATGACCCCGAAATGCCCG CTCTCACGTTTAGAGCGTGGGTACTTGGTATCCTGTTCGTCGTGATCGGTTCAGGTATCAATACCTTTTTCCACTTCCGAACGCCAGCTCCATACATCTCCCCTCTTATTGTTCA AGTCGTCGCCTATCCAGTCGGTAAATTCGCCGCATATCTCTTACCGATCACGACGTGGAAAGTCCCTCGGTTCCTAGGAGGATCAGAGTTCACCTTCAACCCTGGTCCATTCAATATCAAAGAGCATACCATCATTGTGATGATGGCTAACGTAGCTATCGGTCCTGCATACGCTCTTTACGCTACGGTATCGAGTGAATTGTACTACAAGCACAAATTCGGTTACGGCTTCGACATCATGTTGATCCTGGCCACTCAATTGACCGGTTTCACGATGGCCGGAATATGTAGGCGATTTGTCGTCTGGCCCGCATCGATGATTTGGCCTGGAAACCTGGTCGTCACTACCAACTTGAACACCCTGCAcgcggaggaagatggtTTCCAAGGTGGTATGAGCCGACTGAGATTCTTGCTCATCTGCATGGGTGGTGCCTTCGCATACTATTTTTTCCCTG GCTTCATATTCACTGCCTTATCGTATTTCTCGTATGCTTGTTGGATCGCACCGAAAAACAAGGTAGTCAACGAGCTATTCGGTATCTCGACCGGTCTTGGTATGGGTGTCTTGACATTCGACTGGACTCAGATCACTTGGATCGGATCTCCTCTCACTGCTCCTTGGTGGGCTGAGGTGAATGTCGGAGTAGGATTTGTGCTGTTCTTCTGGATTCTGGTACCTATCCTCTACTACAACAACGTATGGGAATTCGCCTATCTACCTGTCAATGTCATTCAAGCTGCGGATCGATTCGGCTCGTCATACGATATCTTCAACATTCTCACTCCCGATATCAGACTCAATACTACGGCTTACGCGATGTATTCGCCCGTATACCTCTCGGCGACTTTCTCGATGACTTTCATGCTTGCTTTCGCCTTGGCCACCGCGCTACTGGTACACACAGCTCTATACCATGGACCTAGAATCTATCGAGCAGTAATCAACGTCAAGACCGAAGCCGACGACATCCAtatgaagttgatgaagcaTTATCCCGAAGTACCGGACTGGTGGTTCTTGGCTCTTTTCGCTGTCGTTTTCACGTTGGCCGTCACAGCCATCGAGGTTTACCACACAGAATTACCTGTTTGGGGGTACCTCGTTGCTGtggctttgcctttcgtgTACATCATCCCCTCGGCCTTCATTTACGCCATGACATCTCAACAACCTGCTATCAACCTGCTGGCGGAGTTGATCCCTGGTTATATGTTCCAGGGTCAGCCCATCCCCGGTATG TTGTGTAAGGTTTTCACAGTGCAAACCGTCGTCGCTGGTCTATCTTTCATCCAAGATCAAAAGCTCGGACACTACATGAAGGTCCCACCTCGAGCCACTTTTGTCGCACAATTGTCAGCGACAGCAATAGCATGTTTCATTCAAAGCGCTACCAAGGAGTTGATGTTTGCCAAGATACCCGACATGTGCGCTGCGGGCCAGAAATCCTTGTTGACTTGCGCCTCGACCAAAGTATTCTTCACTTCATCTATTATCTG GGGATTGATTGGACCAGAAAGGCTTTTCAGCAAAGGATCGCTTTACCACCCACAAACATACGCCCTTATCGTCGGAGCTGTTTTACCGATCCCATTCTGGTTATGGGTCAGGAAATATCCCAAATCGATCTTCAGGAACTTGAATCTTCCGGTCGTATTCAGCGGTGCCCTTTTTATTCCGCCCGCGTCCGGTGTCAACTACGCCAGTTGGCTTTTGACGGGtttcatcttccaattctgGTTAAGGAGAAAGCAATTCGCTTGGTGGTCCAAG TACAATTACGTCTTGTCGGCTGCACTGGACGTCGGAACCGCTTTGTCGGCCATAGCgatcttccttttcttggGATTGCCCGGTGCTTCGATCAACTGGTGGGGCAATACAGTCTATcaaaaga CTGCCGATTGGAACGGTGATGGCGCTTCGTATCTGACAGCACCGCCAGAAGGGTTTGGAGCAGACACCTGGAAGTTGTAG